The DNA window ATGACCGGCATATCGCTCGGCGGCCATTTCGCGCCGCGCGCGGTCGCCTATGAGCCGCGCTTCGCCAGCGGCGCGGTGTGGGGCGCGAACCACAACTGGCGCGAGGTGCAGGACAGGCGCATGGCGCGCGAGGGCGAGAACCCGGTCCCGCATTACTGGGCGCATGTCCACTGGGCCTTCGGCGCAAAGGATCAGGACGACTTCCTCGCCAGGTCGGAGGCCATGAACCTCAACGGTCATATGGACCGGATCAAGGTGCCCTTCCTCGTCACCCATGGCGCCAGCGACCGGCAGATCAGCCCGTCCTACGCCGACGATCTCTACGACCAGCTCATCAACTCCCCCCGCCGCGAGAAGATGATCTTCACCCCCCGCGAAGGCGGTGTCGAACATGTCGGCGCCGACAACATGGCCTACGGCCGCGACCTCCTCGCCGACTGGTTCGCCCAAACATTGGGCGGAACCACGGGGTGATGCTGCGGTGATCCCTCTTTCCGAAACACAGGCTCGCCCGCCTGTCATGCCGCCGGTCCGCCGCGCCTTCCTCTCCTGGCGCGACAGACCGGCGGGCTTTTATTCCGTGCCGGAGTTGCGTCCATGACCCGCCGTTTCGTCGATCTGTCGATCACGCTCTGCAATGACGTGGTGAGCGATCCTCCCTTCCTGAAGCCGGAAATCATTTACCAGACGCATATGGACACAGCGCCCGAGCTGGACATATTCTTTCCCGGCGTGACGGCGAAGGACACCCCGGATGAAGCCGGATTCGCGGCATCGGAATGGGTGAAGCTCACCACCCACAGCGGCACACATCTGGACGCGCCCTATCATTTTCACCCCACCATGAATGGCGGCGAGCGCTCGATCACCATCGACGAGGTGCCGCTCGACTGGTGCTTCCGGCCCGGCGTGAAGCTCGACTTCCGGCATTTCGCCGATGGCTATGTCGTGACCGCGCAGGATGTGGAGAACGAGCTTGCGCGCATCGGCCATGACCTCCAGCCGCTCGACATCGTGCTGGTGAACACGGCGGCGGGCATGGCGCTGGGGCGGCCCGACTATGTCAATGTGGGTTGCGGCATGGGCTATGAGGCGACCATCTATCTGACAAGCCGGGGCGTGCGCGTCACCGGCACCGACGCATGGAGC is part of the Sphingobium amiense genome and encodes:
- a CDS encoding cyclase family protein, with translation MTRRFVDLSITLCNDVVSDPPFLKPEIIYQTHMDTAPELDIFFPGVTAKDTPDEAGFAASEWVKLTTHSGTHLDAPYHFHPTMNGGERSITIDEVPLDWCFRPGVKLDFRHFADGYVVTAQDVENELARIGHDLQPLDIVLVNTAAGMALGRPDYVNVGCGMGYEATIYLTSRGVRVTGTDAWSWDAPFAHTARKVKETGDTSLIWEGHKAGRDIGYCHLEKLHNLESLPGNGFTVSCFPHKIKGASAGWTRAVAIFED